A single window of Priestia filamentosa DNA harbors:
- a CDS encoding YmfK family protein has product MEKIEWYLEYQIQKNRPGLLGDISSLLGMLAINIVTINGVDDQRRGLLLRCDSNDQIKRLESILKTMDNIVVTKLREPKLRDRLAVRHGRYIQRDADDKKTFRFVRDELGLLVDFMAELFKKEGHKLIGIRGMPRVGKTESIVAASVCANKRWLFVSSTLLKQTIRSQLIEDEYSPNNLFILDGIVSTKRASEKHWQLVREVMRLDATKIIEHPDIFVQNSEYTLDDFSYIIELRNSPEEEITYEPVEGPSLIDGNGFSMFDF; this is encoded by the coding sequence ATGGAAAAGATTGAATGGTATTTAGAATATCAGATCCAAAAGAACCGTCCTGGTTTACTCGGAGACATTTCCTCTCTTTTAGGGATGTTAGCGATAAATATCGTGACGATAAACGGAGTAGACGATCAGCGCCGTGGTCTTTTGCTTCGCTGTGATTCTAACGACCAAATTAAAAGACTTGAATCTATTTTAAAGACGATGGATAATATAGTGGTAACAAAACTTCGTGAGCCAAAGCTTCGCGATAGACTTGCTGTCCGTCATGGTCGCTATATTCAGCGCGATGCGGATGATAAGAAAACATTTCGATTTGTGCGTGATGAGCTCGGTTTGCTTGTTGATTTTATGGCAGAGCTTTTTAAAAAAGAAGGTCATAAGCTTATTGGAATTAGAGGCATGCCTAGGGTAGGGAAAACAGAATCTATTGTAGCTGCAAGTGTTTGTGCGAACAAGAGATGGCTTTTTGTTTCCTCAACGCTTTTAAAACAAACGATTCGAAGTCAGCTTATTGAAGACGAATATAGTCCGAATAACTTGTTTATTTTAGACGGTATTGTTTCGACAAAACGGGCAAGTGAAAAACATTGGCAGCTTGTGCGAGAAGTGATGAGACTTGATGCAACAAAAATTATCGAGCATCCAGATATTTTTGTGCAAAATAGTGAGTATACACTCGATGATTTTTCCTATATTATTGAATTACGCAACTCTCCAGAAGAGGAAATTACATACGAACCCGTTGAAGGTCCATCCCTCATTGATGGGAATGGTTTTTCTATGTTTGATTTTTAG
- the pgsA gene encoding CDP-diacylglycerol--glycerol-3-phosphate 3-phosphatidyltransferase: MNLPNKITVARIFLIPIFLIIMLAGFDWGTLHVGETSLPVVDLVGAIIFIIASTTDWIDGYYARKLNMVTNLGKFLDPLADKLLVSAALIVLVDIELAPAWMVIVIISREFAVTGLRLLLAGEGEVSAAGQLGKIKTWAQIVAIAALLLHNVPFSLLSIPFGEIALWIAVIFTVISGWDYFVKGKHVFINSK, encoded by the coding sequence GTGAATTTACCAAATAAGATTACTGTAGCACGAATATTTTTAATTCCTATCTTCCTTATTATTATGTTAGCAGGCTTTGATTGGGGCACGCTACATGTTGGGGAGACAAGCTTACCTGTTGTAGATCTTGTTGGAGCTATTATTTTTATCATTGCTTCAACAACGGATTGGATTGACGGCTACTATGCCCGTAAGCTTAATATGGTCACAAACTTAGGGAAGTTTCTAGATCCGTTAGCAGATAAACTCCTCGTTTCAGCAGCTCTTATTGTTCTTGTAGATATTGAGCTTGCTCCAGCGTGGATGGTTATTGTTATCATTAGCCGAGAATTTGCTGTAACAGGTCTTCGTCTTTTACTAGCAGGTGAAGGAGAAGTATCTGCTGCTGGACAGCTTGGCAAAATTAAAACATGGGCTCAAATTGTAGCCATTGCTGCGCTTCTTTTACACAATGTACCGTTTTCTCTTCTTTCGATTCCGTTTGGAGAGATTGCTCTTTGGATAGCGGTTATTTTTACCGTTATTTCAGGGTGGGACTACTTTGTAAAAGGAAAGCACGTGTTTATTAACTCTAAATAA
- a CDS encoding DUF3243 domain-containing protein — protein sequence MSVLENWDTWKNFLGDRLHHAQNQGMDNEIVSEFAYKIGDYLANQVEAKTEQEKILADLWSVASKDEQHAIANMMVKLVQNNGSQK from the coding sequence ATGTCTGTTTTAGAAAACTGGGATACGTGGAAAAACTTTTTAGGAGATCGTCTTCACCATGCTCAAAATCAAGGTATGGATAATGAAATTGTCTCAGAATTTGCTTATAAAATTGGCGATTACTTAGCAAACCAAGTAGAAGCGAAAACAGAGCAAGAAAAGATTTTAGCAGATCTTTGGAGTGTGGCTTCTAAAGATGAGCAACACGCAATTGCTAACATGATGGTAAAACTTGTACAAAATAACGGGTCACAAAAATAA
- a CDS encoding helix-turn-helix domain-containing protein, with protein MLALTELGKRLKEARIEKGLSLEDLQKETKIQKRYLAGIEEGNYDLMPGKFYVRAFIKQYCEAVGLNVEQTFEQYHADIPSAQHQVAPEELSRVKTRTKEVAPKNSKVLDALPKAIIAAVVVGVLVLGWVIALYINKDDKEQANSNDSKVESQSEQSSDAQKEDSNDDSEQASTKTDDNKEAEKKEDAKKEEEKEKESDKDESKSKLTAVEGAANAGTYKLEGADEFKLELTATATTPSWVGVTNGKGNSFFSSMLQKGKTETIDLTNEQEVKIRVGFAPGVEVKVNGEVVQYPSDPKQNVTQNVFIQYDGSEANSES; from the coding sequence GTGTTAGCATTGACAGAGTTAGGAAAAAGGTTAAAGGAAGCACGTATTGAAAAAGGCTTATCGCTTGAAGATTTACAAAAGGAAACAAAAATCCAAAAGCGTTACTTGGCAGGGATTGAAGAAGGAAATTATGATTTAATGCCGGGGAAATTTTACGTGCGCGCGTTTATTAAGCAGTATTGTGAAGCTGTTGGTCTAAACGTTGAACAGACGTTTGAACAGTATCATGCTGACATACCGTCCGCACAGCACCAAGTTGCTCCAGAAGAGCTTTCTCGTGTGAAAACAAGAACAAAGGAAGTAGCTCCTAAAAATTCAAAAGTGCTTGATGCCTTGCCAAAAGCCATCATTGCGGCTGTTGTAGTTGGTGTCCTTGTCTTAGGATGGGTGATTGCTCTTTACATCAATAAAGACGATAAAGAGCAGGCAAACAGCAACGATTCGAAAGTTGAATCACAGTCAGAGCAGTCATCAGATGCGCAAAAAGAAGATAGTAACGATGACAGTGAGCAAGCATCAACAAAAACGGATGATAATAAGGAAGCAGAAAAGAAAGAAGACGCTAAAAAAGAAGAGGAAAAGGAAAAAGAGTCGGATAAAGATGAATCTAAATCCAAGCTTACAGCTGTAGAAGGTGCAGCAAATGCAGGCACATACAAGCTTGAAGGAGCAGACGAGTTTAAGCTTGAATTAACGGCTACGGCTACAACTCCTTCATGGGTAGGCGTAACAAATGGCAAAGGCAACTCTTTCTTTAGCAGCATGCTTCAAAAAGGCAAAACAGAAACCATTGATTTAACGAATGAGCAAGAGGTGAAAATCCGAGTTGGTTTTGCTCCTGGCGTTGAAGTGAAAGTAAATGGTGAAGTTGTTCAATATCCAAGCGATCCGAAGCAAAACGTAACGCAGAACGTTTTCATTCAATATGATGGATCTGAAGCGAATAGCGAATCATAA
- the rny gene encoding ribonuclease Y — METITIISALLTLIVGIVVGYFIRRSIAEAKIAGAKSAAEQIVDEGKREAESLKKEALLEAKDEIHKLRTEAEQEIRTRRTELQKQDNRLMQKEENLDRKDETLDKRETALEGKEHSLTQRQQQIEEMESKAEEMLAAHQTELERISSLTREEAKQIILDRVENELSHDAAVMIKESEHRAKEEADKKAKEILSLALQRCAADHVAETTVSVVNLPNDEMKGRIIGREGRNIRTLETLTGIDLIIDDTPEAVILSGFDPIRRETARIALDKLVQDGRIHPARIEEMVEKSRREVDEYIREVGEQTTFEVGVHGLHPDLIKILGRLKFRTSYGQNVLKHSMEVAFLAGLMAAELGEDAVLARRAGLLHDIGKAIDHEVEGSHVEIGVELATKYKEHPVVINAIASHHGDAEPTSIIAVLVAAADALSAARPGARSETLENYIRRLERLEEISEGYEGVEKSFAIQAGREVRIMVKPDTIDDLQAHRLARDIRKRIEEELDYPGHIKVTVIRETRAVEYAK, encoded by the coding sequence ATGGAAACTATTACAATCATCTCCGCTTTGCTTACCTTAATCGTCGGTATTGTTGTTGGGTATTTTATTCGCAGATCTATTGCAGAGGCGAAGATCGCAGGCGCGAAAAGTGCTGCGGAACAGATTGTGGACGAAGGAAAACGCGAAGCAGAATCCTTGAAAAAAGAAGCATTGCTAGAAGCGAAAGACGAAATTCACAAGCTTCGTACAGAAGCTGAGCAAGAAATTCGAACTCGCCGAACAGAGCTTCAAAAACAAGATAATCGCTTAATGCAAAAAGAAGAGAACCTTGACCGAAAAGACGAGACGCTAGACAAGCGTGAAACGGCACTTGAAGGGAAAGAACATTCTCTTACACAGAGACAACAACAAATAGAAGAAATGGAAAGCAAAGCGGAAGAAATGCTAGCTGCTCACCAAACAGAGCTTGAACGAATTTCAAGCTTAACGCGTGAAGAAGCGAAGCAAATTATTCTTGACCGCGTAGAGAATGAACTCTCACATGATGCGGCCGTGATGATTAAAGAAAGTGAACATCGAGCAAAAGAAGAAGCGGACAAGAAAGCAAAAGAAATCCTGTCGCTTGCTCTCCAAAGATGTGCAGCAGACCACGTTGCTGAAACAACAGTATCAGTTGTTAACTTGCCAAACGATGAAATGAAAGGACGAATTATCGGACGTGAAGGCCGAAACATTCGAACACTAGAAACATTAACAGGTATTGATCTTATTATTGATGATACACCAGAAGCAGTCATTTTATCAGGTTTTGATCCTATTCGTCGTGAAACAGCAAGAATTGCACTTGATAAACTTGTTCAAGATGGACGTATCCATCCAGCTCGTATTGAGGAAATGGTCGAAAAATCTCGTCGTGAGGTTGATGAGTACATTCGAGAAGTTGGAGAACAAACAACATTTGAAGTTGGTGTTCACGGACTCCATCCAGATTTAATTAAAATTTTAGGACGCTTGAAGTTCCGTACAAGCTATGGTCAAAACGTCTTAAAACACTCAATGGAAGTGGCTTTCCTAGCAGGCCTTATGGCAGCAGAGCTTGGGGAAGATGCCGTTCTTGCACGCCGGGCAGGGCTGCTTCATGATATTGGAAAAGCGATTGATCATGAAGTAGAAGGAAGCCACGTTGAGATTGGGGTTGAGCTCGCAACAAAATATAAAGAGCACCCTGTCGTCATTAATGCCATCGCTTCTCACCACGGTGACGCTGAACCAACATCAATTATCGCTGTGCTTGTAGCAGCTGCTGATGCGCTTTCGGCTGCACGCCCTGGAGCAAGAAGTGAAACGCTTGAAAACTATATTCGTCGCTTAGAAAGACTTGAAGAGATTTCAGAAGGTTATGAAGGCGTCGAAAAATCATTTGCAATTCAAGCAGGTCGTGAAGTTCGAATTATGGTGAAACCAGATACGATTGATGACCTTCAGGCGCATCGTTTAGCTCGAGATATTCGCAAGCGAATTGAAGAGGAGCTCGATTACCCTGGCCACATTAAAGTCACGGTTATTCGTGAAACAAGAGCCGTTGAATATGCAAAATAA
- a CDS encoding competence/damage-inducible protein A has protein sequence MNAEIIGVGSELLLGQIANTNAQFLSKQLASLGVNVYYHTVVGDNPKRLETAIEAAKERADLLVFTGGLGPTKDDLTKETVAKSLGRSLVSHEESLSSIKDYFVKTKRVMTPNNEKQALVVEGSDVLLNDHGMAPGMYIEADGKTYIMLPGPPKEMKPMFENYAKSHILDRLGVKDQIISRVLRFFAIGESQLETEIEDLLEAQSNPTIAPLAGDGEVTLRLTAKHETEEGALALLKEIEDKIQERVGEYFYGYDQTTLFSEALKKLGEKNWTLASAESLTGGLFSERMTSISGSGEHMRGSIVTYHDNIKEHVLGVDTDVLQKHGAISEQCARQMAEKIKEKFNTSVGISFTGVAGPNTAEGHPVGHVFVGLAIEGKETVVHELNLQGTREGIRKRTVNYGAYYLLKEDSEL, from the coding sequence ATGAATGCAGAAATCATTGGTGTAGGATCTGAGCTTTTGCTTGGACAAATCGCAAACACAAACGCCCAATTTTTATCAAAACAGCTTGCATCACTAGGTGTAAATGTATATTATCACACAGTTGTAGGAGATAATCCGAAACGTCTAGAAACCGCGATTGAAGCAGCTAAGGAACGCGCAGATCTTCTTGTTTTTACTGGAGGGTTAGGGCCTACAAAAGACGACTTAACGAAAGAAACTGTTGCAAAATCACTAGGAAGATCGCTTGTATCACACGAGGAGTCACTCTCTTCTATCAAAGACTATTTTGTAAAAACAAAGCGAGTGATGACACCGAATAATGAAAAGCAGGCGCTCGTTGTAGAAGGCTCAGATGTGTTATTAAATGATCATGGCATGGCGCCTGGAATGTATATTGAAGCTGACGGTAAAACGTACATTATGCTTCCAGGACCACCAAAAGAAATGAAGCCAATGTTTGAAAATTATGCGAAATCTCATATCTTAGACCGCCTTGGTGTGAAAGATCAAATTATTTCTCGGGTGCTGCGCTTTTTTGCGATTGGAGAATCACAGCTCGAGACGGAAATTGAAGATCTTTTAGAAGCTCAAAGCAATCCAACAATTGCACCGCTTGCAGGAGATGGGGAAGTTACACTTCGCTTAACAGCTAAGCATGAGACAGAAGAAGGGGCATTAGCTTTACTAAAAGAAATTGAAGATAAAATTCAAGAGCGCGTTGGCGAATATTTCTATGGATATGACCAAACAACATTGTTTTCTGAAGCACTCAAAAAGCTTGGTGAAAAGAACTGGACATTAGCAAGTGCTGAAAGCTTAACAGGCGGCTTGTTTAGTGAAAGAATGACAAGTATCTCAGGTTCTGGTGAGCATATGAGAGGCAGCATTGTCACATATCATGATAATATTAAAGAACATGTTTTAGGTGTGGACACTGACGTTCTTCAAAAACATGGCGCAATTAGTGAACAATGTGCGCGCCAAATGGCTGAGAAAATAAAAGAAAAGTTTAATACATCAGTAGGAATCAGTTTCACAGGAGTTGCAGGTCCAAACACAGCTGAAGGACATCCTGTTGGCCATGTTTTTGTTGGCCTTGCCATCGAAGGGAAAGAAACGGTTGTTCACGAACTGAACCTTCAAGGAACAAGAGAAGGGATTCGTAAAAGAACCGTCAACTATGGAGCATATTACTTATTAAAAGAGGACAGTGAGCTATAA
- the yfmF gene encoding EF-P 5-aminopentanol modification-associated protein YfmF, translated as MKILSETKHELDGLVLHTIKTEKYKTNTILLKLSAPLEEETVTHRALLPYVLQSATASLSSSKELQGYLEDLYGASLQVDLMKKGEHHVMTFRVDVANEKYLRDQTPLLEKSLRLLGDVLTDPLLENGVFKEDIIAKEKRALKQRIQAVFDDKMRYANLRLVEEMCKNEPYHLHVNGRLEDIEGITAQSLYDYYKKMLTENSADLYVIGDIQEDEVVQYTKDIFSFEKRDASKISSPAQMSVEKENVVEEKQPVKQGKLNMGYRTNIVYGDDDYFALQVYNGIYGGFSHSKLFANVREKESLAYYAASRVESHKGLLMVMSGIDMKNYDKAVSIIKEQSDAMKNGDFDENTLSQTKAVIRNQLLETVDTARGLVEVMYHNELTENKVSIDEYLKRIEAVTKEEVVAVAQKVQLDTIYFLKGEGGE; from the coding sequence TTGAAAATTTTATCAGAAACCAAACATGAGCTTGATGGCTTAGTGTTACATACAATCAAAACTGAAAAATATAAAACAAATACAATTCTTTTAAAGCTGAGCGCGCCCCTTGAAGAAGAAACGGTTACACATCGCGCATTGCTTCCATATGTACTTCAAAGTGCAACAGCTAGCCTTTCATCTTCAAAAGAGCTTCAAGGATATCTAGAAGACTTGTACGGAGCTTCTTTACAGGTGGACTTGATGAAAAAAGGTGAACATCATGTTATGACGTTTCGCGTTGATGTAGCAAATGAAAAATATTTAAGAGATCAAACACCATTGCTTGAAAAATCGCTGCGTTTGCTAGGAGATGTACTTACAGACCCTCTTTTAGAAAATGGAGTATTTAAAGAGGATATCATAGCAAAAGAAAAACGTGCTTTAAAACAGCGTATTCAAGCCGTTTTTGATGATAAAATGCGCTATGCTAACCTGCGCCTCGTAGAAGAAATGTGCAAAAATGAACCATATCATCTACATGTAAACGGCAGACTTGAAGATATTGAGGGAATTACGGCTCAAAGTCTTTACGACTACTATAAAAAAATGCTAACTGAAAATAGCGCTGATCTTTATGTGATTGGAGATATTCAGGAAGACGAAGTTGTTCAGTATACAAAAGATATTTTTTCGTTTGAAAAAAGAGACGCAAGTAAGATCTCATCTCCAGCTCAAATGTCTGTAGAGAAAGAAAATGTTGTAGAAGAGAAGCAGCCTGTTAAACAAGGGAAATTAAACATGGGGTATCGAACAAATATTGTTTATGGAGACGATGATTATTTTGCGCTGCAAGTATACAACGGTATTTACGGTGGCTTTTCTCATTCCAAACTTTTTGCAAACGTAAGAGAAAAAGAAAGCCTTGCTTATTATGCAGCGTCTCGTGTTGAAAGTCATAAAGGACTTTTAATGGTCATGTCAGGAATTGATATGAAAAACTATGACAAAGCGGTTTCCATTATTAAAGAGCAAAGTGACGCAATGAAAAATGGCGACTTTGATGAAAACACATTAAGTCAAACAAAAGCCGTAATACGCAACCAACTTTTAGAAACAGTTGACACAGCAAGAGGTCTTGTTGAAGTTATGTATCATAACGAGCTGACGGAAAATAAGGTTAGTATTGATGAATATTTAAAAAGAATTGAAGCTGTCACTAAAGAGGAAGTTGTTGCTGTTGCCCAAAAAGTTCAGCTTGATACAATTTATTTCTTAAAAGGAGAGGGTGGTGAATAA
- the ymfI gene encoding elongation factor P 5-aminopentanone reductase encodes MKTVLITGASGGIGKEIARTLSSHYRLVLHYHRNEESVRALALELENQTEVFVVSGDLSKENGVTEILQQIVVPIDALVYNCGKSQYGLLTDVSNEELSDMLMLHVQSPLRLVRELLPSMVRKREGSIVLVSSIWGLTGASCETVYSTVKGAQNAFVKALAKEVGLSGIRVNAIAPGVIDTPMVADFNEEEKRMMEEEIPLGRMGRPDEVANVAEFLLSDKASYITGQIISTNGGWYT; translated from the coding sequence GTGAAAACAGTACTTATCACAGGAGCAAGTGGAGGAATAGGCAAAGAAATAGCACGTACGCTCTCTAGCCATTATCGACTTGTTCTTCACTATCATCGAAATGAAGAAAGCGTACGAGCCTTAGCTTTAGAACTTGAAAATCAAACAGAAGTGTTCGTTGTAAGTGGAGACTTAAGTAAGGAAAATGGCGTAACAGAGATTTTACAACAAATTGTTGTTCCAATCGATGCGCTTGTCTACAACTGCGGGAAAAGTCAATATGGTTTGTTAACAGATGTTAGTAACGAAGAACTAAGCGATATGCTTATGCTTCACGTTCAATCTCCCCTTCGTCTCGTGCGAGAGCTTCTGCCTTCTATGGTTCGTAAGCGTGAAGGATCCATTGTGCTTGTTTCATCTATTTGGGGATTAACAGGTGCTTCATGTGAAACTGTTTATTCAACTGTAAAAGGAGCTCAGAATGCATTTGTAAAGGCGCTGGCAAAAGAAGTAGGACTAAGTGGCATTCGTGTTAATGCGATTGCTCCTGGTGTGATTGATACGCCCATGGTTGCTGACTTTAACGAAGAAGAAAAAAGAATGATGGAAGAAGAAATTCCTCTTGGTAGAATGGGTCGTCCAGATGAAGTGGCAAATGTTGCTGAGTTTTTATTGTCGGATAAAGCGTCCTATATTACAGGACAAATTATTTCGACAAATGGTGGATGGTATACATAA
- the recA gene encoding recombinase RecA, which yields MSDRQAALDMALKQIEKQFGKGSIMKLGEDTERKISSVPSGSLALDVALGIGGYPRGRIVEVYGPESSGKTTFALHAIAEVQAEGGQAAFIDAEHALDPVYARNLGVKVDELLLSQPDTGEQALEIAEALVRSGAVDIVVVDSVAALVPKAEIEGEMGDSHVGLQARLMSQALRKLSGAINKSNTIALFINQIREKVGVMFGNPETTPGGRALKFYSSVRLEIRRAEQLKQGNDVVGNKTRVKVVKNKVAPPFRTAEVDIMYGEGVSREGELLDIGSELDIVQKSGAWYSYNEERLGQGRENAKQFLKENKEIAAEIRSQIRLHHGLDEEMAQQAEEQERVEVPE from the coding sequence TTGAGCGATCGTCAAGCTGCGTTAGATATGGCTTTAAAGCAAATTGAGAAACAGTTTGGTAAAGGTTCTATTATGAAATTAGGAGAAGACACTGAACGTAAGATTTCCAGCGTTCCAAGTGGTTCACTTGCACTGGATGTGGCGCTTGGAATAGGTGGATATCCACGCGGACGTATTGTAGAAGTATATGGCCCAGAAAGCTCTGGTAAAACAACGTTTGCTCTACATGCAATTGCAGAAGTACAAGCGGAAGGTGGACAAGCTGCTTTCATCGATGCAGAGCATGCTCTTGATCCAGTTTATGCAAGAAACCTAGGTGTAAAAGTAGATGAACTTCTTTTATCACAGCCAGATACAGGTGAGCAAGCGTTAGAAATCGCAGAAGCTCTTGTACGAAGCGGTGCTGTGGATATTGTTGTTGTCGACTCTGTTGCAGCTCTTGTACCAAAAGCAGAGATTGAAGGGGAAATGGGTGACTCACACGTTGGTTTACAAGCTCGTCTTATGTCACAAGCTCTTCGTAAGCTTTCAGGTGCAATCAACAAGTCTAACACAATTGCTTTGTTCATCAACCAAATTCGTGAAAAAGTGGGCGTAATGTTCGGTAACCCAGAAACAACTCCTGGTGGACGCGCGCTTAAATTCTATTCTTCTGTTCGTCTTGAAATTCGTCGTGCAGAACAGCTTAAGCAAGGTAACGACGTTGTCGGAAACAAAACAAGAGTTAAAGTTGTAAAAAATAAAGTAGCACCACCATTCCGTACAGCTGAAGTAGATATTATGTATGGAGAAGGTGTGTCTAGAGAAGGCGAACTTTTAGATATCGGTTCTGAACTTGATATCGTTCAAAAAAGCGGTGCTTGGTACTCTTACAACGAAGAACGTCTTGGACAAGGTCGCGAGAATGCGAAACAGTTCTTGAAAGAAAATAAAGAGATTGCTGCTGAGATTCGTAGCCAAATTCGTCTTCACCATGGTTTAGATGAAGAAATGGCCCAACAGGCAGAAGAACAAGAAAGAGTAGAAGTTCCAGAATAA
- the yfmH gene encoding EF-P 5-aminopentanol modification-associated protein YfmH has translation MKEITFENLNEKLYYEKMDSGLDVYVLPKEGFNKTFATFTTKYGSIDNTFVPLGESEKITVPDGIAHFLEHKLFEKEDGDVFQNFSKQGASANAFTSFTRTAYLFSSTNNFEENFETLIDFVQEPYFTEKTVEKEKGIIGQEITMYDDNPDWRAYFGVIQNMYHNHPVKIDIAGTIESISHITKDDLYTCYNTFYHPSNMLLFVVGPQNPEKVMEFVRENQAKKDYQDQDEIKRYFDNEPQEVAEKKQVLKMSVQSSKCLVGIKAKNPHRSGEELLKYELSVNVLLDYLFGKSSSHYEKMYDGGLIDETFSYDYTEEGGFGFAIIGGDTEEPERLTEEIQSVLLSFKDAEIDKKQFERICKKKIGGFLQALNSPEFIANQFTRYAFNDMDLFRVVETLEALTTEDMTKVAEDLIDEKCFTVCQVVPS, from the coding sequence ATGAAGGAAATTACATTCGAAAATTTAAATGAAAAACTTTACTACGAAAAAATGGATAGCGGATTAGATGTGTATGTTCTTCCAAAAGAAGGGTTCAATAAAACATTTGCAACGTTTACAACAAAATACGGCTCAATTGACAATACGTTTGTACCGCTAGGAGAGAGCGAAAAAATTACGGTGCCGGATGGAATTGCTCATTTTCTAGAGCACAAACTTTTTGAAAAAGAAGATGGCGACGTTTTCCAGAACTTTAGTAAACAAGGAGCTTCAGCGAATGCATTTACATCATTCACAAGAACAGCTTATTTGTTTTCAAGCACAAATAATTTCGAAGAAAATTTTGAAACATTAATTGATTTTGTACAAGAACCATACTTTACGGAAAAAACAGTTGAGAAAGAAAAAGGAATCATTGGGCAAGAAATTACAATGTATGACGACAATCCAGACTGGCGTGCATATTTCGGTGTTATTCAAAACATGTATCATAACCATCCTGTTAAAATTGATATCGCAGGAACAATTGAATCGATTAGCCATATAACAAAAGATGACCTTTATACGTGCTACAATACGTTCTATCACCCAAGCAACATGCTTCTTTTTGTTGTAGGGCCGCAAAATCCGGAGAAAGTAATGGAGTTTGTTCGGGAAAATCAAGCGAAAAAAGATTATCAAGATCAAGATGAAATCAAACGTTATTTTGACAATGAGCCCCAAGAGGTAGCTGAGAAGAAACAAGTGTTAAAAATGTCTGTTCAGTCTTCTAAATGTCTTGTTGGAATCAAAGCGAAAAATCCGCATAGAAGTGGAGAAGAGCTTTTAAAATATGAACTAAGCGTAAATGTGCTTCTTGATTATCTTTTTGGAAAGAGCTCTTCACACTATGAGAAAATGTATGATGGAGGCCTTATCGATGAAACTTTCTCATATGACTACACAGAAGAGGGCGGATTTGGGTTTGCGATCATTGGCGGAGATACAGAGGAACCTGAGCGCTTGACTGAAGAAATCCAAAGTGTTTTGCTTTCCTTTAAAGATGCAGAAATAGATAAAAAACAGTTTGAGCGCATTTGTAAGAAAAAGATTGGTGGATTTCTCCAAGCGCTCAATTCACCTGAATTTATTGCAAATCAGTTCACACGCTATGCTTTTAACGATATGGATTTATTCCGTGTTGTGGAGACGCTTGAAGCATTAACAACAGAAGATATGACAAAGGTAGCAGAAGACTTAATTGATGAAAAGTGCTTTACCGTTTGTCAAGTGGTTCCTTCTTGA